In Kitasatospora sp. NA04385, a single genomic region encodes these proteins:
- a CDS encoding TetR/AcrR family transcriptional regulator — protein MTQDPTSTKQRLLSAAREEFAAHGIAGARVDRIAELAGVNKERIYGYFGSKQKLFDQVVSLALDELAEAVPLRPGDDPAEYVGRVYDFHRANPALVRLSLWEGLHYRDDALPREERRATHYERKAAALAETFGTEVSAQVTTCLLGLIALAAWPSAVPQMSRLILGAGPRPEPDLRAHLVEFARRAVADSLPAAGSA, from the coding sequence ATGACCCAGGACCCGACCTCCACCAAGCAACGGCTCCTCTCCGCCGCCCGGGAGGAGTTCGCCGCGCACGGGATCGCGGGCGCCCGCGTGGACCGCATCGCCGAACTCGCCGGCGTCAACAAGGAGCGCATCTACGGCTACTTCGGCAGCAAGCAGAAGCTCTTCGACCAGGTGGTCTCGCTGGCCCTGGACGAACTCGCCGAGGCCGTCCCGCTGCGCCCCGGCGACGACCCCGCCGAGTACGTGGGCCGGGTGTACGACTTCCACCGCGCCAACCCCGCCCTGGTGCGGCTCTCGCTCTGGGAGGGCCTGCACTACCGCGACGACGCCCTGCCCCGCGAGGAGCGCCGGGCCACCCACTACGAGCGGAAGGCCGCCGCGCTCGCCGAGACCTTCGGCACCGAGGTCTCCGCGCAGGTCACCACCTGCCTGCTGGGCCTGATCGCGCTGGCCGCCTGGCCCAGCGCGGTGCCCCAGATGTCCCGGCTGATCCTCGGCGCCGGGCCCCGGCCCGAACCCGACCTGCGCGCCCACCTGGTGGAGTTCGCCCGGCGCGCGGTCGCCGACTCCCTCCCGGCCGCGGGGAGCGCCTGA
- a CDS encoding SMI1/KNR4 family protein → MTTNWTGVRARVTALRPHRGRAFGSGRHGFALADPLTESQLRDAERYLGVTLPAEYRTFLAEVGAGGAGPDYGLFPLAATPDGWGWPGQYDDEPADLAAEFLSVTERERLDAEHSAREPREADFADPEAHLAAFRAWDDEWETLRRRMTAGSVQIGEQGCGYSSWLVVSGPHRGSVWEDGFAADALMSQLAPDFRTWYLDWLARAEVESRGRR, encoded by the coding sequence ATGACGACGAACTGGACGGGGGTCCGGGCCCGGGTGACCGCCCTCCGGCCGCACCGCGGCCGGGCCTTCGGCTCCGGACGGCACGGCTTCGCCCTGGCCGACCCGCTGACCGAATCCCAACTCCGCGATGCCGAACGATATTTGGGCGTCACCCTGCCCGCCGAGTACCGCACTTTCCTGGCCGAGGTCGGTGCGGGCGGCGCGGGCCCGGACTACGGCCTGTTCCCGCTGGCCGCCACCCCGGACGGCTGGGGCTGGCCGGGGCAGTACGACGACGAACCGGCCGACCTGGCGGCGGAGTTCCTCTCGGTGACGGAGCGCGAACGGCTGGACGCGGAGCACTCCGCCCGCGAGCCCCGGGAGGCGGACTTCGCCGACCCGGAGGCCCACCTGGCCGCGTTCCGGGCCTGGGACGACGAGTGGGAGACGCTGCGCCGCCGGATGACGGCGGGCTCGGTGCAGATCGGCGAGCAGGGCTGCGGCTACTCCTCCTGGCTGGTGGTCTCCGGCCCGCACCGGGGCAGCGTCTGGGAGGACGGCTTCGCCGCGGACGCGCTGATGTCGCAGCTCGCCCCGGACTTCCGCACCTGGTACCTCGACTGGCTGGCCCGCGCCGAGGTGGAGTCCCGCGGGCGGCGCTGA
- a CDS encoding alpha/beta fold hydrolase → MPIVTVGTARIPYRVVGAGPALVLVHGTGPGSGMWDVLLDRFTDRHTVLLPDLSGSVDAEDDGGEITVEGLAEQVAAVIRDAGAGPADVVGFSMGSTVAVATAALYPELVRHLVPVSAWVASRDDAYLVNLMRVWAASAADPDAFGRLAMITAFSTTFLNSVGPEAVEGIAAYMRPLPGTLRHIDLDARVDLRPLLPKVTAPTLVVGGTRDATIPVHNARRLHAELPGSSYAEFDTGHIVFAEEPEPFLAALHDFLATPVRAGALAGA, encoded by the coding sequence ATGCCGATCGTCACCGTGGGCACCGCCCGCATCCCCTACCGCGTCGTCGGCGCGGGCCCCGCCCTCGTCCTCGTCCACGGCACCGGCCCCGGCTCGGGCATGTGGGACGTCCTGCTCGACCGCTTCACCGACCGCCACACCGTGCTCCTGCCGGACCTCTCCGGCAGCGTGGACGCCGAGGACGACGGCGGCGAGATCACCGTCGAGGGGCTCGCCGAGCAGGTCGCCGCCGTCATCCGGGACGCCGGGGCCGGGCCCGCCGACGTGGTGGGCTTCTCCATGGGCTCCACCGTCGCCGTCGCCACCGCGGCCCTGTACCCCGAACTCGTCCGGCACCTGGTCCCCGTCTCCGCCTGGGTCGCCTCCCGGGACGACGCCTACCTGGTCAACCTGATGCGGGTGTGGGCGGCGTCGGCCGCCGACCCGGACGCCTTCGGCCGGCTCGCCATGATCACCGCGTTCAGCACCACCTTCCTGAACTCGGTCGGCCCCGAGGCCGTCGAGGGCATCGCCGCCTACATGCGGCCGCTGCCCGGCACCCTGCGCCACATCGACCTCGACGCCCGCGTCGACCTGCGGCCCCTGCTGCCGAAGGTCACCGCCCCGACCCTGGTCGTCGGGGGCACCCGCGACGCCACCATTCCCGTCCACAACGCGCGCCGCCTGCACGCCGAACTCCCCGGCAGCTCCTACGCCGAGTTCGACACCGGCCACATCGTCTTCGCCGAGGAGCCCGAGCCCTTCCTCGCCGCGCTGCACGACTTCCTGGCCACCCCGGTGCGCGCCGGGGCCCTGGCCGGGGCGTGA
- a CDS encoding DUF2236 domain-containing protein — protein MNPPPPARDAFAALVLHRRPQRARVGLTLGFVRTFAVPEIAEVLAGTGRLAAAPKARAKATGAMMFALIGHGVDSPAGRGIVAELAAMHRIPGVDEEVMRYVLACFTVCPVESAAATPAEREAAAAFAAELAAALRLPPPAGPTLAETAAWMREFEAARFAPSEAGRRLWDAVAPLFAARLPGPLARHAPAFAAALLDAPLRTAFAVPRPPLPLRAAARLAFRLTR, from the coding sequence ATGAACCCCCCGCCACCGGCGCGGGACGCCTTCGCCGCCCTCGTCCTGCACCGCCGCCCGCAACGCGCCCGGGTCGGTCTCACGCTCGGCTTCGTCCGCACCTTCGCCGTCCCCGAGATCGCCGAAGTCCTGGCCGGCACCGGCAGGTTGGCCGCCGCCCCGAAGGCCCGGGCGAAGGCCACCGGCGCCATGATGTTCGCCCTGATCGGCCACGGCGTCGACAGCCCCGCCGGGCGGGGGATCGTCGCCGAACTCGCCGCGATGCACCGGATTCCCGGCGTGGACGAGGAGGTGATGCGCTACGTCCTGGCCTGCTTCACCGTCTGCCCGGTCGAGTCCGCCGCCGCCACCCCCGCCGAACGCGAAGCGGCCGCCGCCTTCGCCGCCGAACTCGCCGCGGCGCTGCGGCTGCCACCGCCGGCCGGGCCCACCCTGGCCGAGACCGCCGCCTGGATGCGGGAGTTCGAGGCCGCCAGGTTCGCACCCAGCGAGGCCGGCCGCCGTCTCTGGGACGCCGTCGCCCCGCTCTTCGCCGCCCGCCTCCCCGGCCCCCTCGCCCGCCACGCCCCCGCCTTCGCCGCCGCCCTCCTCGACGCCCCGCTCCGCACGGCCTTCGCCGTCCCCCGCCCGCCCCTCCCCCTCCGCGCGGCCGCCCGCCTCGCCTTCCGCCTCACCCGCTGA
- a CDS encoding MAB_1171c family putative transporter — protein sequence MSELPYNLVYLGIGSAAWLVAALKLRAWRRDPSFGLLVVALAIASPSTAFLLASPLLYRAVGSLSGVGNLATLFVYLGIVGFSAAAVVLALVWTPPEERAGTQVWAPLDDRLRQRVRRRTAVFAALVPVLAALFLAGGPYRPETPLTFDTTFAPRTATALFLALYQGLFAYALIDIGRVCLGHAARLPDGWLRRGIRLIALGALTACGYVVCKIAAIALAYAGVDGAEWLSTALGPAFAALGAIGITCGFAGPAGAAWAVRRRDFRALRPLWDLVYRADRRLALEGPPSPAWRERIALRDLEWRTTRRGLEIRDGQLTLRPFVDPAAVHAAQRLAGRASLAPTHRDALVVATAMRSAVTALATGAVPRPREEQPALPGLDAAPAEERAHLVLVAAYLRSPLLERALDPRG from the coding sequence ATGTCTGAACTGCCGTACAACCTGGTCTACTTGGGTATCGGCAGCGCCGCCTGGCTGGTCGCCGCCCTGAAGCTCAGGGCCTGGCGGCGCGATCCCTCCTTCGGACTGCTGGTGGTCGCCCTGGCCATCGCCTCCCCCTCCACCGCCTTCCTGCTCGCCTCCCCGCTGCTGTACCGGGCCGTCGGGAGCCTCAGCGGCGTCGGCAACCTCGCCACCCTGTTCGTCTACCTCGGCATCGTCGGCTTCTCCGCCGCCGCCGTGGTCCTCGCCCTGGTCTGGACCCCGCCCGAGGAACGCGCCGGCACCCAGGTCTGGGCCCCGCTGGACGACCGGCTGCGGCAGCGGGTGCGCCGCCGCACCGCCGTCTTCGCCGCCCTCGTCCCCGTGCTGGCCGCGCTCTTCCTGGCCGGCGGACCGTACCGGCCCGAAACGCCGCTCACCTTCGACACCACCTTCGCCCCGCGCACCGCCACCGCCCTGTTCCTCGCCCTCTACCAGGGCCTGTTCGCCTACGCCCTGATCGACATCGGCCGGGTCTGCCTCGGCCACGCCGCCCGGCTCCCGGACGGCTGGCTGCGCCGCGGCATCCGGCTGATCGCCCTGGGCGCGCTCACCGCCTGCGGCTACGTGGTGTGCAAGATCGCCGCCATCGCCCTCGCGTACGCCGGGGTGGACGGCGCCGAGTGGCTCAGCACCGCGCTCGGCCCGGCCTTCGCCGCCCTCGGCGCGATCGGCATCACCTGCGGCTTCGCCGGCCCGGCCGGTGCCGCCTGGGCCGTCCGCCGCCGCGACTTCCGCGCCCTGCGCCCGCTCTGGGACCTGGTCTACCGGGCCGACCGCCGCCTCGCCCTGGAGGGCCCGCCCTCCCCCGCCTGGCGCGAGCGCATCGCCCTGCGCGACCTGGAGTGGCGCACCACCCGGCGCGGCCTGGAGATCCGCGACGGCCAGCTGACCCTCCGCCCGTTCGTCGACCCCGCCGCCGTGCACGCCGCGCAGCGCCTGGCCGGCCGCGCCTCGCTCGCCCCCACCCACCGGGACGCGCTGGTCGTCGCCACCGCGATGCGCTCCGCCGTCACCGCGCTGGCCACCGGTGCCGTCCCCCGCCCCCGCGAGGAGCAGCCCGCCCTGCCCGGTCTGGACGCCGCCCCCGCCGAGGAGCGCGCCCACCTGGTCCTGGTCGCCGCCTACCTGCGCTCCCCGCTGCTGGAACGCGCCCTGGACCCGCGCGGATGA
- a CDS encoding PGPGW domain-containing protein, which yields MSEQRRPGYEADPTEVHPVARVALVVAGTVLIAVGVLLLVLPGPGMLLLLAGMVLVARAVPAFARFVEPVRVKAMQGVEASVASGWRIAGSVLAGLGLIAAGVVAAAVPSLPFAGWATGTSLILSGLILLGLLAWSHRRVHGAR from the coding sequence ATGAGCGAGCAGCGGCGACCCGGGTACGAGGCGGATCCGACCGAGGTCCACCCGGTGGCCCGAGTCGCCCTCGTGGTGGCCGGGACGGTGCTCATCGCGGTCGGCGTGCTGCTGCTGGTCCTCCCCGGTCCGGGCATGCTCCTGCTGCTGGCCGGCATGGTGCTCGTCGCCCGGGCGGTGCCGGCCTTCGCCCGGTTCGTGGAACCGGTGCGGGTCAAGGCGATGCAGGGCGTCGAGGCGAGCGTCGCCTCCGGCTGGCGGATCGCCGGCTCGGTCCTCGCCGGGCTCGGCCTGATCGCCGCGGGCGTCGTCGCCGCGGCCGTCCCCTCGCTGCCCTTCGCGGGCTGGGCGACCGGGACCAGCCTGATCCTGTCGGGCCTGATCCTGCTGGGCCTGCTGGCCTGGAGCCACCGCCGCGTGCACGGCGCACGCTGA
- a CDS encoding glycosyltransferase: MAPRLSVVVPVYNVERYLAACLDSIADQAFADLECVMVDDGSTDTSAAIAEAYAARDPRFRLVRQENRGLGAARNTGVRHLAPGAEYLAFVDSDDVVPPNAYRLMVDTLDGTGSDFATGNVLRLRTAGLEPSHVHVRPFAETRLRTHVGELPGLVTDRTAWNKVYRRSFYDAAGLDYPEGMLYEDAPVSVPHHFLAKSVDVLSEPVYHWRIREDGDRSITQRRTDPRGLADRVRSIELVRGWLLDRPEPVFREHLRAYDHNTLVEEIPMFFWTVPEGDHDYRYAYHRHVTRLISAIGDDRIDALPRFLRLKYRLTVAGRVHTLANVQRLHRRVRNTRKALRRK, encoded by the coding sequence ATGGCACCCCGTCTCTCCGTCGTCGTCCCGGTGTACAACGTCGAGCGCTACCTCGCCGCCTGCCTGGACTCGATCGCCGACCAGGCGTTCGCCGACCTGGAGTGCGTCATGGTCGACGACGGCTCCACCGACACCAGCGCCGCCATCGCCGAGGCGTACGCCGCGCGCGACCCCAGGTTCCGGCTGGTCCGGCAGGAGAACCGGGGCCTCGGCGCGGCCCGCAACACCGGCGTGCGCCACCTCGCCCCCGGCGCCGAGTACCTGGCCTTCGTCGACAGCGACGACGTGGTGCCGCCGAACGCCTACCGGCTGATGGTCGACACCCTGGACGGCACCGGCTCCGACTTCGCCACCGGCAACGTGCTGCGGCTGCGCACCGCCGGCCTGGAGCCCTCGCACGTGCACGTCCGCCCGTTCGCCGAGACCAGGCTGCGCACCCACGTCGGCGAACTGCCCGGGCTGGTCACCGACCGCACCGCCTGGAACAAGGTCTACCGGCGCTCCTTCTACGACGCCGCCGGCCTGGACTACCCCGAGGGCATGCTCTACGAGGACGCCCCGGTCAGCGTCCCGCACCACTTCCTGGCGAAGAGCGTCGACGTGCTGTCCGAGCCGGTCTACCACTGGCGGATCCGCGAGGACGGCGACCGCTCGATCACCCAGCGCCGCACCGACCCGCGCGGCCTGGCCGACCGGGTCCGCTCGATCGAGCTCGTCCGCGGCTGGCTGCTCGACCGGCCCGAACCCGTCTTCCGCGAGCACCTGCGGGCCTACGACCACAACACCCTGGTCGAGGAGATCCCGATGTTCTTCTGGACCGTCCCCGAGGGCGACCACGACTACCGGTACGCCTACCACCGGCACGTCACCCGGCTGATCAGCGCCATAGGGGACGACCGGATCGACGCCCTGCCGCGCTTCCTGCGCCTCAAGTACCGCCTCACCGTGGCCGGGCGGGTGCACACCCTGGCCAACGTCCAGCGCCTGCACCGCCGGGTGCGCAACACCCGCAAGGCGCTGCGCCGGAAGTAG
- a CDS encoding N-acetylmuramoyl-L-alanine amidase, producing MLHDTEGGYDGSLAAFANPRSQASAHYLVRSSDGHVTQLVANRDVAWHAGNKTFNMHGIGIEHEGYAFPKDRPTWYSEQLYQSSAALVRHLAARYGIPLDREHVLGHDDVPGPVQANVAGMHWDPGTFWDWAHYLELLGAPLPGPAGRPAVGAVVTVSPAFDTNRPPVNGTSDRPENFVYLRTGPSADAPLLNGGTRDAADWRDKAVTGTHYVVADTADGWTAIWYGGQKAWFADPADSVGAPDTRPGRTVLTPRPGAASIPVYGRAYPEAAAYRQHPSIPVQQVVPLSATVPAGQAYPAADAEPVPGDFYYARNIDGDAPEDRTLVVGCDAYYPIRYDHRLAYLKSTDVQGGPAAPGCPGN from the coding sequence GTGCTGCACGACACCGAGGGCGGCTACGACGGCTCGCTGGCCGCCTTCGCCAACCCCCGCAGCCAGGCCAGCGCACACTACCTGGTGCGCTCCTCGGACGGGCACGTCACCCAGCTGGTGGCCAACCGGGACGTCGCCTGGCACGCCGGGAACAAGACCTTCAACATGCACGGCATCGGCATCGAGCACGAGGGCTACGCCTTCCCGAAGGACCGGCCGACCTGGTACTCCGAGCAGCTGTACCAGTCCTCCGCCGCGCTGGTACGGCACCTGGCGGCGCGCTACGGCATCCCGCTGGACCGGGAGCACGTCCTCGGGCACGACGACGTCCCCGGGCCGGTGCAGGCGAACGTGGCCGGGATGCACTGGGACCCGGGCACCTTCTGGGACTGGGCGCACTACCTGGAGCTGCTGGGCGCCCCGCTGCCCGGCCCGGCCGGACGGCCCGCCGTCGGCGCGGTGGTCACCGTCTCCCCCGCGTTCGACACCAACCGCCCTCCGGTGAACGGCACTTCGGATCGCCCGGAGAACTTCGTCTACCTGCGCACCGGCCCGTCCGCCGACGCCCCGCTGCTGAACGGCGGCACCCGGGACGCCGCCGACTGGCGCGACAAGGCGGTCACCGGCACCCACTACGTGGTGGCGGACACCGCCGACGGCTGGACGGCGATCTGGTACGGCGGGCAGAAGGCGTGGTTCGCCGACCCCGCCGATTCGGTCGGCGCCCCCGACACCCGCCCCGGCCGGACGGTGCTCACCCCGCGCCCCGGCGCGGCCTCGATCCCGGTGTACGGCCGCGCCTACCCGGAGGCCGCCGCCTACCGGCAGCACCCCTCGATCCCCGTCCAGCAGGTGGTGCCGCTGTCGGCGACCGTCCCGGCCGGGCAGGCGTACCCGGCCGCGGACGCCGAGCCGGTGCCGGGCGACTTCTACTACGCGCGGAACATCGACGGCGACGCCCCGGAGGACCGCACCCTGGTGGTCGGCTGCGACGCCTACTACCCGATCCGCTACGACCACCGGCTGGCCTACCTCAAGTCGACCGACGTGCAGGGCGGTCCGGCGGCCCCGGGCTGCCCCGGAAACTGA
- a CDS encoding TetR/AcrR family transcriptional regulator — protein sequence MTNATPGSAPAGRPEKRAAIVAAAMAVFGREGYARASMDAIAAQAGVSKRTVYNHFSDKETLFLSVALETSGALTERIGELAARRLDDVTDLRADLIAFAADRAREVVGAGDHAALGRAIRAEAGNIPPEALRAWEEAGVVAALRDQEVRLRRLADEGHLVVEDAGLAAEHFMLLTFHGVADRSYWGTFPIDDAEIVRIATTGVDAFLKIYGAAAG from the coding sequence ATGACCAACGCCACCCCGGGGAGCGCCCCCGCCGGGCGCCCCGAGAAGCGCGCCGCGATCGTCGCGGCCGCGATGGCCGTGTTCGGGCGCGAGGGCTACGCGCGGGCCAGCATGGACGCGATCGCCGCCCAGGCGGGCGTGTCGAAGCGCACGGTCTACAACCACTTCTCCGACAAGGAGACGCTGTTCCTGTCGGTGGCCCTGGAGACCTCCGGGGCGCTGACCGAGCGGATCGGGGAACTGGCCGCCCGCCGCCTGGACGACGTCACGGACCTGCGCGCGGACCTGATCGCCTTCGCCGCCGACCGCGCCCGGGAGGTGGTCGGCGCCGGTGACCACGCCGCCCTCGGGCGGGCGATCCGGGCCGAGGCGGGCAACATCCCGCCGGAGGCGCTGCGGGCCTGGGAGGAGGCCGGCGTCGTCGCCGCGCTGCGCGACCAGGAGGTGCGCCTGCGCCGGCTGGCGGACGAGGGGCACCTGGTGGTCGAGGACGCCGGCCTGGCGGCCGAGCACTTCATGCTGCTGACCTTCCACGGCGTCGCCGACCGCTCGTACTGGGGGACGTTCCCGATCGACGACGCGGAGATCGTCCGGATCGCCACCACCGGCGTGGACGCCTTCCTGAAGATCTACGGCGCCGCCGCCGGCTGA
- a CDS encoding helix-turn-helix transcriptional regulator: MPQDTSRAEAPDFASRFRRLIAVIYPKDLGRPWRDTEIAEGTGLSGTYIGNLRKGTQKPSLENAVRIAKFFGVPLDYFSDSETAHAVEQDLRKIEALRDARVERIAMRAAGLPPEMQDAALTIVEQLRRAVGLTDGQPGEAGPKT, translated from the coding sequence ATGCCCCAGGACACATCCCGCGCCGAAGCCCCGGACTTCGCCAGCCGCTTCCGGCGCCTGATAGCGGTGATCTACCCCAAGGACCTCGGCCGCCCCTGGCGGGACACCGAAATCGCCGAAGGCACCGGCCTGAGCGGCACGTACATCGGCAACCTGCGCAAAGGCACCCAGAAACCGAGCCTGGAGAACGCCGTCCGGATCGCGAAGTTCTTCGGCGTCCCGCTCGACTACTTCTCCGACTCGGAGACCGCCCACGCCGTGGAGCAGGACCTGCGCAAGATCGAGGCCCTGCGGGACGCCCGGGTCGAGCGGATCGCGATGCGCGCGGCCGGGCTGCCGCCGGAGATGCAGGACGCCGCACTCACTATTGTGGAGCAGTTGCGGCGGGCCGTCGGCCTGACCGACGGGCAGCCGGGCGAGGCCGGCCCGAAGACGTGA